In Desulfovibrio sp. 86, the following proteins share a genomic window:
- a CDS encoding GGDEF domain-containing protein: protein MSDNDRVKVAHMVLAYAEKLLDAMEPPPIPEEFAEDKAFIRFHEKALALREIAASFASGDLSQPIEMRGVVAGSCKALQANLRHMAWKVQQVEKGDYTQRMDFMGDFSSSFNNMVVQLETTIEALRQKEEALTSLAVSLQEEVKRRSATLLKLKKSEAEFKYLAQHDPLTGAFNRRSFFALTQESLVSSIALKKDCCFCLLDIDYFKAFNDTYGHIEGDKALKFVADTAQSSLRQTDIMGRYGGEEFIFFFSDADLAQGYAAAERIRAAIESSSLELDDGTTVSVHASLGVAGLLASWAATHSCSALQAHVIKLADEALYQAKNEGRNRVCIAELKGLD from the coding sequence ATGAGCGATAATGATCGCGTCAAAGTTGCCCACATGGTTCTTGCTTATGCCGAAAAACTGCTTGATGCGATGGAACCTCCGCCAATTCCCGAGGAATTTGCTGAGGATAAAGCGTTTATTCGGTTTCATGAAAAAGCCCTGGCCCTTCGCGAAATAGCGGCTTCATTTGCCAGCGGCGACCTCTCGCAACCTATTGAAATGCGAGGGGTTGTCGCGGGGTCTTGCAAGGCCTTGCAGGCCAATTTGCGGCATATGGCCTGGAAGGTGCAGCAGGTTGAAAAGGGCGATTACACCCAGCGAATGGATTTTATGGGTGACTTTTCATCATCGTTCAACAATATGGTGGTGCAGCTTGAAACGACTATCGAGGCCTTGCGACAAAAAGAAGAAGCTCTGACAAGCCTTGCAGTCTCCCTTCAGGAGGAAGTGAAGCGGCGCAGCGCCACGCTGCTGAAGCTGAAAAAAAGTGAAGCCGAATTCAAGTATCTTGCGCAGCATGATCCGCTCACTGGCGCTTTTAACCGCCGTTCTTTTTTTGCACTTACACAGGAAAGTCTGGTTAGTTCAATCGCTTTGAAAAAGGATTGCTGCTTCTGCTTGCTGGATATCGACTATTTTAAGGCCTTCAATGATACCTACGGCCATATAGAAGGTGACAAAGCCTTGAAATTTGTGGCCGACACCGCTCAAAGCAGCTTGCGGCAAACGGATATTATGGGGCGTTACGGCGGCGAAGAGTTTATCTTTTTCTTTTCTGATGCCGATCTCGCACAAGGGTACGCCGCAGCAGAGAGGATCAGGGCTGCCATAGAAAGTTCGTCCCTGGAACTGGACGATGGCACAACGGTGTCTGTGCATGCCAGTCTGGGGGTTGCTGGTTTGCTCGCCTCGTGGGCTGCCACGCACAGTTGCAGCGCCTTGCAGGCGCATGTCATCAAGCTTGCGGATGAGGCATTGTACCAGGCGAAAAATGAAGGAAGAAACAGGGTATGTATCGCTGAGCTCAAGGGGCTTGATTGA
- a CDS encoding peroxiredoxin translates to MQEANENKELCSVQLGQKIKDFSFSTYNPVTDSFEEHSFSEYGLLRKWIILYFYPADFTFVCPTELADIGKYCKQLKDMNVEIISISTDSKFTHLAWCKAERLLSSINFQMASDTTGEIAQFFGVYDKEAGTALRGTFIINPDSVLVGSEINFYNVGRNAAELMRKMQAYVYVEKHPHQACPAAWKEGEAALTPSEDMVGRVADFMTNKQD, encoded by the coding sequence ATGCAAGAAGCAAATGAAAACAAAGAGTTGTGTTCCGTTCAGCTGGGACAGAAAATAAAAGATTTTTCGTTTTCCACGTATAATCCGGTCACAGACAGCTTTGAAGAACACAGTTTTTCCGAATATGGCCTGCTGCGCAAATGGATAATTCTTTATTTTTACCCTGCTGACTTCACCTTTGTCTGCCCCACGGAGCTGGCTGACATTGGCAAATATTGCAAGCAGCTAAAAGACATGAATGTTGAGATTATTTCCATCTCCACTGACTCAAAATTCACGCATCTTGCATGGTGCAAGGCCGAAAGACTGCTCAGCAGCATCAATTTTCAAATGGCCTCTGACACAACCGGCGAAATTGCGCAATTTTTTGGCGTCTACGACAAAGAAGCAGGAACTGCCTTGCGCGGCACGTTTATCATAAACCCTGACTCCGTATTGGTTGGCTCAGAGATCAACTTTTACAATGTTGGACGAAACGCGGCTGAATTAATGAGAAAAATGCAGGCCTATGTGTATGTTGAAAAGCATCCCCATCAGGCATGCCCCGCCGCATGGAAAGAAGGCGAGGCGGCTTTGACCCCCTCTGAGGATATGGTCGGCCGGGTTGCAGATTTTATGACAAATAAGCAGGATTGA
- a CDS encoding iron-containing alcohol dehydrogenase — MTTRTFNMPATVHIGVNAAAEVGPAAARQGASRVLLVTDQILIDTGTIEPVFASLRQAGIPVEIYAGVDKEPTLTHVEDGLDIIRRGRCDLVIGCGGGSSLDVAKAVSVMATNPGVIQQYMGADKVRQKGLPLFAVPTTAGTGSEATMFTIITDTEHDVKMLIGSPYLMPQIAFVDPGLTMAMPRGLTAATGLDALTHAIEAYVSRKAQPMTDVLALSAVGLIYRNLPKAWQQPDDLEARSQTMLGAFQAGIAFSNASVALVHGMSRPVGALFHVPHGISNAALLGVVMEFSLPGNPKRYANIARAMGVDCPAQADDATVAQAGADAVKGLIAALEVPGLQKLGISREKLDPVVAKMAEDALASGSPGNNPRLASKQEIIELYYAAL; from the coding sequence ATGACGACGCGAACCTTCAACATGCCGGCAACAGTGCATATCGGCGTGAACGCAGCGGCCGAGGTCGGCCCGGCTGCCGCGCGGCAGGGCGCGAGCAGGGTGCTGCTGGTTACGGATCAAATACTCATTGACACGGGCACCATCGAACCGGTGTTCGCCTCGTTGCGGCAAGCGGGCATCCCGGTCGAAATCTATGCCGGTGTGGACAAGGAGCCCACCCTGACCCACGTCGAGGACGGCTTGGACATCATCCGGCGCGGTCGGTGCGATCTGGTGATCGGTTGCGGCGGCGGCAGTTCCCTCGACGTGGCCAAAGCCGTGTCCGTCATGGCCACCAATCCCGGCGTGATCCAGCAGTACATGGGGGCCGACAAGGTGAGGCAAAAGGGCCTGCCGCTTTTCGCCGTGCCAACCACGGCTGGCACCGGCAGTGAAGCCACCATGTTCACCATCATCACCGATACCGAGCATGACGTGAAAATGCTCATCGGCAGCCCCTACCTCATGCCGCAGATCGCTTTCGTCGATCCCGGCCTGACCATGGCCATGCCCCGAGGACTGACGGCGGCAACAGGCCTTGATGCCCTGACCCACGCCATCGAGGCCTATGTCTCGCGCAAGGCCCAGCCCATGACGGACGTGCTGGCGCTTTCCGCCGTGGGCCTCATCTACCGCAATCTGCCCAAGGCCTGGCAGCAGCCGGATGACCTCGAAGCCCGGTCCCAGACCATGCTCGGCGCATTCCAGGCCGGCATCGCCTTTTCCAACGCCTCGGTAGCCCTGGTCCACGGTATGTCCCGGCCGGTGGGGGCGCTTTTTCATGTGCCCCACGGCATCTCCAACGCCGCCTTGCTCGGCGTGGTCATGGAGTTTTCCCTGCCGGGCAATCCGAAGCGGTACGCGAACATCGCCCGGGCCATGGGCGTGGACTGTCCGGCACAGGCCGACGACGCAACCGTGGCCCAGGCCGGGGCGGATGCGGTTAAGGGACTCATTGCCGCCCTGGAGGTGCCGGGTCTGCAAAAGCTCGGGATCAGCCGGGAAAAGCTCGATCCCGTGGTGGCCAAGATGGCCGAGGACGCCCTGGCCAGCGGCAGCCCCGGGAACAACCCGAGGTTGGCGAGCAAGCAGGAGATCATCGAACTCTATTATGCGGCATTGTAA
- a CDS encoding FadR/GntR family transcriptional regulator — translation MFKTTKKDKISTLIIRQIREAILQGEIKPGEALPPEKDLVQQFDVSKHTLREALRTLEGMGLIDIRRGAGGGPVVTEVNPETARDFLQSFFHFQNISISDLSEVRKIIEPYLARRAAETFDAKDTQELLDLHEECQKVYREDKNLVGAKAEINFHILLARKTGNPILVMILDFVNSLLTDVKHHLKPGRLFSEKVLEAHQHIIDAIVSKDGEAASKAMYNHISQVERELENVRQAVESGVRQEKGIR, via the coding sequence ATGTTCAAGACTACCAAGAAAGATAAGATTTCGACCCTGATCATCCGTCAGATCCGCGAGGCCATCTTGCAAGGCGAGATCAAGCCCGGCGAAGCCCTGCCCCCGGAAAAGGATCTTGTCCAACAGTTTGATGTGAGCAAGCATACCCTGCGGGAAGCCTTGCGCACGCTGGAAGGCATGGGACTCATCGACATTCGTCGGGGAGCTGGTGGCGGCCCGGTGGTTACCGAAGTGAATCCTGAGACCGCCCGGGATTTTTTGCAGAGCTTTTTCCACTTCCAGAATATTTCCATTAGCGACCTGTCTGAAGTGCGCAAGATCATCGAGCCCTACCTGGCCCGGCGCGCCGCCGAGACGTTTGACGCAAAGGACACGCAGGAACTGCTCGATCTTCACGAAGAGTGTCAAAAGGTTTATCGGGAGGACAAGAATCTGGTTGGGGCAAAAGCGGAAATCAATTTTCATATCCTGCTGGCCAGAAAAACGGGCAATCCCATCCTGGTCATGATCCTGGATTTCGTGAACAGCTTATTGACGGACGTCAAACACCACCTCAAACCAGGCCGGTTGTTTTCTGAAAAAGTCCTGGAAGCCCACCAACACATCATCGATGCCATTGTAAGCAAAGACGGCGAAGCAGCATCCAAGGCCATGTACAACCACATCTCCCAGGTGGAGCGGGAACTGGAGAACGTGAGGCAGGCTGTAGAATCTGGTGTGCGCCAAGAAAAGGGCATTCGGTAA
- a CDS encoding V4R domain-containing protein, translated as MTTERKYTFSWSTIGEKMAIARPSLGPTTRIEVYRLLQYTLRDVLEEEFGHKKTDDMFRKAGAIAGREFYNKFCLETEDISGLVTTIEEKFKELGIGIFRVESINLEEMSFTLNVEEDLDCSGLPDTSEQICVYDEGFIQGILESYTGKKFKVREVDCWCTGARTCRFSANAVG; from the coding sequence ATGACAACTGAAAGAAAATATACTTTTTCCTGGAGCACCATAGGCGAAAAAATGGCCATTGCGCGGCCAAGCCTTGGTCCAACAACGCGGATCGAGGTTTACAGGTTGCTACAATACACGCTGCGTGATGTACTTGAAGAAGAATTCGGGCACAAAAAGACAGATGATATGTTCCGCAAGGCAGGCGCTATTGCCGGGAGGGAGTTTTACAACAAATTCTGTCTGGAGACTGAGGATATTTCCGGCCTGGTAACGACCATTGAAGAGAAATTTAAAGAACTGGGTATCGGCATTTTTCGGGTTGAATCCATCAACCTTGAAGAGATGTCCTTTACCTTGAATGTTGAAGAAGACCTTGACTGCTCAGGTCTTCCCGACACAAGCGAACAGATTTGTGTGTATGATGAAGGTTTTATTCAAGGTATTCTTGAAAGCTACACAGGCAAAAAATTTAAGGTGCGTGAGGTTGACTGCTGGTGCACAGGCGCTCGAACTTGCCGGTTCAGTGCCAACGCGGTTGGCTAA
- a CDS encoding M15 family metallopeptidase → MTRTVMQTLVFFLCLSLPLFEASPVAAAEGPGSPGHYSTAPDDSAAAMPEAAAPPVGSRALCDSGPAPKTEEPDDLESLDANARLDIQCLKASYPQITGLVADDEGLWLLVGDKVRVLYSRHGAPKDMTTGPETADGWVVDVRASMADPYPLDPNRPDTPLGVSPGRKRSYDLLAALYGSTPAQVGKQLAPVKFMGQSLRLSAPAGKALAAADLALVEAVREDPQLKAFLKMDGGFMWRRIAGESRLSPHAYGIAVDLSSRIAPYWRWSKLRPHPLQFSYPSAIVSSMEQAGFIWGGKWHEYDIMHFEYRPEIICKARAVRDRAVQ, encoded by the coding sequence ATGACACGTACCGTAATGCAAACCTTGGTCTTTTTTTTGTGCCTGAGCCTGCCTTTGTTTGAAGCTTCGCCTGTTGCCGCTGCCGAGGGCCCTGGGAGTCCCGGCCATTATTCCACTGCGCCCGATGACAGTGCCGCCGCAATGCCCGAGGCTGCCGCGCCTCCGGTTGGCAGTCGCGCACTGTGCGACAGTGGCCCTGCCCCGAAAACAGAAGAGCCGGATGATCTGGAAAGTCTGGACGCGAACGCTCGCCTGGACATACAGTGCCTCAAAGCATCGTATCCACAGATTACCGGGCTGGTCGCCGATGACGAAGGCCTTTGGCTGCTGGTGGGGGACAAAGTGCGGGTTCTTTATTCCCGGCACGGCGCCCCGAAGGATATGACCACCGGGCCGGAAACGGCTGATGGCTGGGTAGTGGACGTGCGCGCCAGCATGGCGGATCCGTACCCCCTTGACCCCAATCGCCCGGACACTCCCCTTGGCGTATCGCCGGGCAGAAAGCGCTCGTATGATCTTTTGGCTGCCCTCTATGGAAGCACGCCCGCGCAGGTGGGCAAACAGCTTGCGCCAGTAAAGTTCATGGGGCAGTCCCTGCGTCTTTCAGCCCCAGCGGGCAAGGCTCTGGCTGCGGCTGATCTTGCGCTGGTTGAAGCTGTACGTGAGGACCCACAGTTGAAGGCTTTTCTTAAAATGGATGGCGGCTTTATGTGGCGGCGCATAGCGGGAGAGTCGCGTTTAAGCCCGCATGCGTATGGCATCGCAGTGGATTTGAGTTCGCGCATCGCTCCTTACTGGCGTTGGAGCAAGCTGCGCCCGCATCCTCTTCAGTTCAGCTATCCTTCAGCCATTGTCAGCAGCATGGAGCAGGCAGGATTCATCTGGGGCGGCAAATGGCACGAGTACGACATCATGCATTTTGAGTATCGGCCTGAAATTATTTGCAAGGCCAGGGCCGTGCGCGACAGGGCGGTTCAATGA
- a CDS encoding DUF421 domain-containing protein — MDQAFWLSVQLYGNIAVKLAVGLATFIFVFRTTNRCQLAQMTSVDLIGNFVMGGIIGGVIYNPAIGITQFVLVLAIWQILIVIVNSLRMRTESGRKMIVGSPIPIVIKGEFLQDKFSAAGLDIGDFATLTRMQGIHSMKDIWNAQIEPNGQLTVQKREDPHISNVVLNNGAVLEPALEVIDKDEAWLKAELHKQGYDSYENIFFAEWNEQRDKSGKLVGNLYVVDLDDKKESKDASAPVHASVRASL; from the coding sequence ATGGACCAAGCTTTCTGGCTGTCAGTCCAGCTCTACGGCAACATAGCTGTCAAGCTTGCCGTGGGGCTTGCCACCTTTATCTTTGTTTTTCGCACCACAAACCGTTGCCAGCTTGCGCAAATGACATCGGTTGACCTTATTGGCAACTTTGTCATGGGCGGAATTATAGGCGGCGTAATATACAATCCCGCCATTGGCATTACACAATTCGTTCTTGTTCTCGCCATATGGCAAATCTTGATCGTAATAGTAAATTCTTTACGCATGCGGACAGAATCCGGACGCAAGATGATAGTGGGTTCACCCATCCCCATTGTTATCAAGGGGGAGTTTCTTCAGGATAAATTTAGTGCCGCAGGGCTTGATATAGGCGACTTTGCGACGCTCACACGAATGCAGGGCATTCATTCCATGAAAGATATATGGAATGCCCAGATCGAACCCAATGGCCAGCTTACAGTGCAGAAAAGAGAAGATCCCCATATTTCCAATGTTGTGCTCAACAATGGGGCCGTCCTTGAACCTGCTCTTGAGGTGATCGACAAGGATGAGGCATGGCTGAAAGCCGAACTGCACAAGCAGGGGTACGATTCATACGAAAACATCTTTTTTGCGGAATGGAATGAACAAAGAGACAAATCCGGAAAACTTGTTGGAAATCTCTATGTTGTGGACCTTGATGATAAAAAGGAAAGTAAGGACGCCAGTGCGCCCGTTCATGCCTCCGTCAGAGCATCTTTATAA
- a CDS encoding MiaB/RimO family radical SAM methylthiotransferase has protein sequence MLTWKFFLVTFGCKVNQYETQALREAWQNLGGEECSSPAGADVVCVNSCAITSKGERDARNAVFRLRREAPKARLILTGCAARLFAEYKPRPGATWAAPDLLIAQEHKDVLLQGPWVTPPVGLHSLTPDAGRPAGTSSTGYVSKPAAAIPVPAPVTEGMASQPAQPDVFPPFAISTFKRARPVLKVQDGCAHRCTYCIVPLTRGRPHSRPLEDIVAEARRLLEAGHVEVMISGINLGQYGRGSEHLGDFWNLLRALDAALAPEFAGQARFRISSLEPGQLNERGLDTLLGCALLCPHLHISLQHGSQSVLKRMGRGHYSAAMLEKAVTSLSTHWPVMGLGADIIAGFPGETEEDVQELLALIERLPLTYAHVFPYSRRPGTAAERFDKQVPQALKLERAARIRQAVAHKQRAFLEAQLRIPHMLLAADIADVSNGVEVVDISSGADISNAADVSNAANAAGTALNWAKGVAAKPLKGVNEYYAACFMPRAPQTMNEHARPSHGRQPRSGLLAVRPVAVTDKGLLVEELPVSKDRTAEALLL, from the coding sequence ATGCTTACCTGGAAATTTTTTTTGGTCACGTTCGGCTGCAAGGTCAATCAGTACGAAACGCAAGCCCTGCGTGAGGCATGGCAAAACCTTGGTGGCGAGGAGTGCTCCTCTCCGGCCGGAGCTGACGTTGTCTGCGTCAACAGTTGCGCCATCACGTCCAAGGGTGAGCGAGACGCCCGCAATGCCGTTTTTCGTCTGCGGCGCGAAGCCCCGAAGGCCCGCCTCATTCTTACGGGCTGTGCGGCGCGCCTGTTCGCGGAGTACAAGCCACGCCCCGGCGCGACATGGGCGGCCCCTGACCTTCTCATCGCGCAGGAGCATAAAGACGTCCTGCTGCAAGGGCCGTGGGTTACTCCCCCTGTCGGGCTGCACAGCCTGACGCCGGATGCGGGACGCCCGGCGGGGACTTCCTCCACAGGCTATGTCAGTAAGCCCGCTGCAGCCATTCCAGTCCCTGCCCCCGTCACTGAGGGCATGGCCAGCCAGCCTGCACAGCCTGATGTCTTTCCTCCATTTGCCATTTCCACCTTCAAACGCGCGCGTCCCGTGCTCAAGGTACAGGACGGCTGTGCCCACCGTTGCACCTACTGCATCGTCCCCCTGACACGCGGTCGCCCCCACAGCCGCCCGCTTGAAGATATTGTTGCAGAGGCCCGACGGCTGCTTGAAGCCGGACACGTTGAAGTCATGATTTCCGGCATCAATCTTGGACAGTATGGCCGTGGCAGCGAGCATTTGGGGGACTTCTGGAATCTTTTACGCGCGCTGGATGCCGCTCTGGCCCCTGAATTTGCCGGGCAGGCGCGTTTTCGCATCAGTTCTCTGGAGCCGGGGCAGCTTAATGAACGCGGACTGGACACCCTGCTCGGCTGTGCCCTGCTTTGTCCGCACCTGCATATTTCTTTGCAGCACGGCAGTCAGAGCGTGCTCAAACGCATGGGACGCGGGCATTACAGCGCCGCCATGCTGGAAAAAGCCGTAACTTCGCTTAGCACGCATTGGCCCGTCATGGGGCTGGGCGCCGATATTATCGCCGGATTTCCCGGTGAAACCGAAGAAGACGTGCAGGAACTGCTGGCGCTTATTGAGCGCCTGCCCCTGACCTACGCCCATGTATTCCCTTATTCACGCCGCCCGGGCACTGCTGCCGAGCGCTTTGACAAGCAGGTGCCCCAGGCGCTCAAGCTTGAACGCGCCGCCAGAATCCGCCAGGCCGTCGCGCACAAGCAACGCGCTTTTCTTGAGGCGCAGTTGCGGATCCCACACATGTTGCTGGCTGCGGACATTGCGGATGTTTCGAATGGTGTGGAGGTTGTGGATATTTCGAGTGGTGCGGATATTTCGAATGCTGCGGATGTTTCGAATGCTGCTAATGCTGCGGGCACTGCCCTGAACTGGGCCAAAGGCGTAGCTGCAAAGCCCCTCAAGGGCGTCAATGAATACTACGCGGCCTGCTTTATGCCCCGTGCGCCACAGACAATGAATGAACACGCGCGCCCTTCGCATGGCAGGCAGCCCCGCTCTGGCTTGCTGGCTGTCCGCCCTGTGGCCGTGACGGATAAGGGATTGCTGGTGGAAGAACTGCCCGTCTCCAAGGATCGGACAGCAGAGGCACTTTTATTATAA
- a CDS encoding CoA-acylating methylmalonate-semialdehyde dehydrogenase: MSEIKKLLYCVDNEWRQSATDKYTPVMNPSTGEQIAAAPVCLPAEVDSAVQAAKAAYPGWSNTPVGMRTQLLFRFRELVNQHFEELSVLLATEMGKNLDESRGDVHKVVEACEVAVSAPMEMQGYAMMEATRSHDICLYRESVGVFLGIAPYNFPAMIPFGWFLPLCIAAGNTIVLKVASMVPQTGMRLLELLIEAGLPKGVVNLVTCSRQEVANLLSHPDIQGISFVGSTSTGVKIYSGAAAAGKRVQCLTEAKNHALLLEDAPLEWSAQRIINSCFGCAGQRCMALPVVVVQESVADRFVQILKGMAERLTVGTAYDPQTQLGPVINAAHKKSVLDWIDKGVAEGASLVLDGRQCAPKGFENGYFVGPTIFDHVISGMTIGDQEIFGPVVCIKRVKDFEEGIAVMNANPFANGSSIFTQNGHYAREFARRTDGGMVGVNVGIPVPLAFFPFSGNKRSFFGDLHVLGRDGLRFYTRTKTVTTKWVSPKESGDAQARVSTWEGTINREL; the protein is encoded by the coding sequence ATGTCGGAGATCAAGAAGCTTCTTTATTGTGTTGACAACGAGTGGCGACAGAGCGCGACGGACAAGTACACACCAGTGATGAACCCGAGCACAGGCGAACAGATCGCCGCCGCCCCGGTCTGCCTGCCAGCCGAGGTGGACTCTGCCGTGCAGGCGGCCAAGGCCGCCTATCCTGGCTGGTCGAACACGCCCGTGGGTATGCGCACGCAGCTCCTGTTCCGCTTCCGGGAACTGGTCAATCAGCATTTCGAGGAACTTTCCGTGCTGCTGGCCACGGAAATGGGCAAGAACCTGGATGAATCCCGGGGCGATGTGCACAAGGTCGTGGAGGCTTGCGAAGTGGCGGTAAGCGCACCCATGGAGATGCAGGGCTATGCCATGATGGAAGCGACCCGCAGCCATGACATCTGCCTGTACCGCGAATCTGTGGGCGTATTTTTGGGCATCGCGCCGTACAATTTCCCGGCCATGATCCCCTTTGGCTGGTTCCTGCCCCTGTGCATCGCCGCTGGCAACACCATAGTGCTCAAGGTGGCCAGCATGGTGCCGCAGACCGGCATGCGCCTGCTCGAATTGCTCATCGAGGCAGGTCTGCCCAAGGGCGTGGTCAACCTCGTCACCTGCAGTCGCCAGGAGGTCGCCAACCTGCTGTCCCATCCCGACATCCAGGGCATCTCCTTCGTCGGTTCCACCTCCACCGGGGTCAAGATCTATTCCGGCGCGGCCGCTGCCGGCAAGCGAGTGCAGTGCCTGACCGAGGCCAAAAACCACGCTCTGCTGCTGGAAGACGCCCCCCTGGAATGGTCGGCCCAGCGCATCATCAATTCCTGTTTCGGCTGTGCTGGCCAGCGCTGCATGGCCCTGCCCGTGGTGGTGGTTCAGGAATCGGTGGCTGACCGGTTCGTGCAGATTCTCAAAGGTATGGCTGAACGGCTGACGGTCGGCACGGCCTATGATCCGCAAACCCAGCTTGGGCCGGTCATCAACGCCGCCCACAAGAAATCCGTGCTCGATTGGATCGACAAGGGCGTGGCCGAAGGGGCCAGCCTCGTCCTGGACGGCCGTCAGTGTGCGCCCAAGGGCTTCGAGAACGGCTATTTCGTCGGGCCTACCATCTTCGATCACGTGATCTCGGGCATGACCATCGGCGACCAGGAGATCTTCGGGCCGGTGGTGTGCATCAAACGGGTCAAGGACTTCGAGGAAGGGATCGCCGTCATGAATGCCAATCCTTTTGCCAACGGCTCCTCCATCTTCACCCAAAATGGCCACTATGCCAGGGAATTCGCCCGTCGCACCGACGGTGGCATGGTCGGCGTCAACGTCGGAATCCCAGTGCCCCTGGCTTTTTTCCCTTTCAGCGGAAACAAGCGGTCTTTCTTCGGCGATCTGCACGTCCTCGGACGCGACGGCCTGCGCTTTTACACCCGCACCAAGACAGTCACCACCAAATGGGTTTCACCCAAGGAATCCGGTGACGCCCAGGCCCGGGTGAGCACCTGGGAAGGCACCATCAACCGAGAACTGTAG
- a CDS encoding iron-containing alcohol dehydrogenase: MADFLCPAVNFIGRGTLAEVGPRAAMFGKKALIVTDKFMASQTGGAVDQVKAHLDRANVAHVMYGGVDPNPRVSNVEEGLTIYRKEKCDLIVTVGGGSAHDCGKGIGIAATHDGDLYDDYAGIERLTNELPPIIAVNTTAGTGSEVTRHCVLTNMARKIKFVIVSWRNLPKVSINDPELMIGKPAALTASTGMDALTHAVECYVTLAANEATDAVAIRAIKLVGQHLRRAVAYGEDIVAREGMAYASLLAGMAFNNAGLGYVHAMAHQLGGMLDMPHGMANAILLPHVERWNLMVNPGKFADIAVALGENIDGLGMMDAAEKAITAIERLSADVGIPKSLAALGVKESDLEPMAKQALLDGNAGCNPRKGNVNDIIALFKAAM; this comes from the coding sequence ATGGCTGACTTTCTGTGTCCGGCAGTGAATTTCATTGGCAGGGGAACCCTGGCCGAGGTGGGGCCGCGCGCCGCAATGTTCGGGAAAAAGGCGCTTATCGTCACGGACAAGTTCATGGCCAGCCAGACAGGCGGAGCCGTGGATCAAGTCAAGGCGCACCTGGACCGGGCCAACGTCGCCCATGTGATGTACGGCGGCGTCGATCCCAACCCCAGAGTCTCCAATGTGGAAGAGGGGCTGACTATTTACCGCAAGGAAAAATGCGACCTCATCGTGACCGTCGGCGGCGGCAGCGCGCATGATTGCGGCAAGGGCATTGGCATTGCGGCCACCCACGACGGCGATCTCTACGACGACTATGCTGGCATCGAAAGACTGACCAACGAACTGCCGCCCATCATCGCGGTCAATACCACAGCTGGCACCGGCAGCGAAGTGACGCGCCATTGCGTGCTCACCAACATGGCCCGCAAGATCAAGTTCGTCATCGTCAGTTGGCGCAACCTGCCCAAGGTTTCCATCAACGATCCCGAGCTCATGATCGGCAAACCGGCGGCACTGACCGCCTCCACGGGCATGGACGCCCTGACCCACGCCGTGGAGTGCTACGTGACGCTCGCTGCCAACGAAGCCACCGACGCCGTGGCCATCCGGGCCATCAAGCTGGTAGGGCAGCACCTGCGCCGCGCCGTGGCCTACGGCGAAGACATCGTGGCCCGTGAAGGCATGGCCTATGCCTCTCTTCTGGCTGGCATGGCCTTCAACAACGCCGGCCTGGGCTATGTCCACGCCATGGCCCACCAGTTGGGCGGCATGCTCGATATGCCTCACGGCATGGCCAACGCCATCCTCCTGCCCCATGTCGAGCGCTGGAACCTCATGGTCAACCCTGGCAAGTTCGCGGACATCGCGGTCGCCCTGGGCGAAAACATTGACGGCCTGGGCATGATGGACGCGGCGGAAAAGGCCATCACGGCCATCGAACGCCTGTCCGCCGACGTGGGCATCCCCAAGAGCCTGGCTGCACTTGGCGTCAAGGAATCCGATCTCGAACCTATGGCCAAACAGGCCCTCTTGGACGGCAATGCCGGTTGCAACCCGCGCAAGGGCAATGTCAACGACATCATCGCCCTGTTCAAGGCCGCCATGTAG